One genomic window of Agrobacterium tumefaciens includes the following:
- a CDS encoding DUF2493 domain-containing protein: MNLTLPIDDTFEPDHASSPTDRVIYEMQVYGYRPFQDEPDPRPLPEEPMVQSALTAMFSAMFEMLGDTRLEPDLEDLLWSTVNLFHRAGERIQRELQRNEDAQRTGQREQDGSEVKSVELERHVAEGITLLERRNAFEFMRDYAADLFEAQTGSAWRPRTGSKVNHANMTAAMIDSRDFLSARRHAENTVLIPAGTKIAFGGGMDYNDHDRIWAALDKVHAKHAEMILLHGGSPKGAERIAACWADARKVTQIAFKPDWNKHAKAAPFRRNDDMLSVMPSGVIVFPGSGITDNLRDKARRLGINVWELKGDGA; the protein is encoded by the coding sequence ATGAACCTTACCCTTCCCATCGACGACACCTTCGAACCCGACCACGCGTCTTCCCCGACCGACCGTGTCATCTACGAGATGCAAGTCTATGGCTACCGCCCCTTCCAGGACGAGCCCGACCCGCGCCCGCTACCGGAGGAGCCAATGGTCCAGTCGGCGCTGACCGCGATGTTCTCAGCGATGTTCGAGATGCTCGGCGACACGCGGCTGGAGCCTGATCTCGAAGACCTTCTCTGGTCGACGGTCAATCTCTTCCACCGCGCCGGCGAGCGTATCCAGCGCGAACTTCAGCGCAATGAGGACGCCCAGCGCACCGGCCAGCGCGAGCAGGACGGCTCTGAGGTAAAAAGCGTCGAGCTTGAGCGCCATGTCGCCGAGGGCATCACGCTTCTCGAACGCCGCAACGCCTTCGAGTTCATGCGCGACTATGCAGCTGATCTCTTCGAGGCGCAGACCGGTTCCGCATGGCGGCCGCGCACCGGTTCCAAGGTCAACCACGCCAATATGACCGCGGCGATGATCGATAGCAGAGATTTCCTGTCTGCCCGCCGGCACGCCGAAAACACCGTGCTGATCCCGGCCGGAACCAAGATCGCCTTCGGCGGCGGTATGGACTACAACGATCACGACCGGATCTGGGCCGCCCTCGACAAAGTCCATGCCAAGCACGCGGAAATGATCCTGCTGCACGGCGGCTCGCCGAAAGGCGCCGAGCGTATCGCCGCGTGCTGGGCCGATGCCCGCAAGGTCACCCAGATCGCCTTTAAGCCCGATTGGAACAAGCACGCCAAGGCCGCCCCGTTTCGCCGTAACGACGACATGCTATCGGTCATGCCATCGGGCGTCATCGTCTTCCCCGGTTCCGGCATTACCGACAACCTGCGCGATAAGGCCCGTCGGCTCGGCATCAATGTCTGGG